atcagtgaataaaaaaaaacattctagTGTTAATGAATATGAAGAGGATGTCATATGTAATTAAAATCGTTTCAAAAAGCATTTTGAAGAAAAGTACAACTCCTGTAGTAGCGACAATATTCTATGAGTCCATACACAACTGTTTTATGAAGAGAGAACAAAGCAACCTTTTTGTGCTCAAGAGAGATGCATCATGGGTAAACtacaaaaaacatcattcaaaataaaaattgcatataatgttagaaaacatgtttttgcacaATGTGATGTGCAAAAGTAATTGGAAAGGAGTCAAAAAGATTTAACAGAAATGTAACATCTGGGGttgttaatcaactaatctatTTCACTGGAGGATGAATTTAGGGCATTTAGCGACTATAAAAATAGCATTCATCCCACTTTGCATTTTACTATGGaatacagtcatttaaaaaattcaTTTTCTGGATCTTTTGATTACTGTTAATGAAAATAGGAAATTGGAGACATCTATGTATCAaaaagaaactgacagaaacaccaTTTTACACTCTACAAGTTTCCATCCTGAACGTATGATCAGCAACATCCTATATGGTCAGTTTGTGAGATTGAGAAGAATATGTAGTAAAGAAGAGGATTATCAAACTAAGGCTaaatcctcttcaaatgtgctttcaatgtaagtgatttggaccaaaagtcattttgtgcaaaaatgaatttaagagttgatgtgaagcttatatgaggcttcagcagtctgagttagtcatatcaagtggatatctgacacatttacagtctttttagcatcaaattccctctttgtgtttcctcggacagtgtttccctgttgagctgcaggtggaagtatagtaacaaaaagaggaacttttgcactaaaaagactgtaacgttgaaagatatctacttgatttgactcatttggacgctgaagcttcatattagcttcagataaatttttaaatatatttctgcacagaaggaggtttgaagattttggcctccatcacttccattataagtgcattttgaagtgatcttctaatggtcagtatgaacaggaggaatgattacggcaagaaaaacctatttcagtgttaatttgggctcctgactgttgttttaagacacacttacaagattgtgaacccgtccATTACAACATCATTCTAActagttgtttgttttaaattcagCTCAGTGTTCAAGGATCTTTGGTGCTATTTGTACATTTGTTATCAGACACCTGTTTCATTCTCATACAGCAGATCAGTGAcctgtttatgtgtatttaaagaCATGTCAGACTGCATCTTGCTGTCTAAAGAGGTGACATTTCACAATGAGGCCTGCTGCAGCTTTTCTGGCgttgctgctctgtctgtacTGGACGACGGCTCAGGGTGAGAGCGGAGGGGTGACAGAGAATGATATCACTCAGACAGATCTGATCTCACCCAGGTCTGAGATCCTAGGTGTCAAAACAACCAGTGATCAGACTAACATCACCCCTGATATCTGGGAtgagctgaaggagctgagagacATGGTGATCATGCACAGTATGGAGCTGAGGAAGATCGAGAAGCTGGAGCAAGAGAATACAGGTTCATTCACATAGTGCTAAACAGATTCATGCAATGTTCACATATTTGTTACTTTTAGGACTAATTTACTGCTTTTATCCCAGCCATACAGGCAAGACTAACAGCCAGTGAAATCAAAAATGCAGGTagataattacattttattaaatgatatataattaattcatgtttgtgatgtttttcctGTCAAGCTTAAGAGTTAAATGTGATCAAATCTTTAAGGTGTTTACTGAGATTAATATCTAAGATTCAAAACGAACCTTCTGGTAAAAAACTTTTACCAGAAAAGCATTCATCCCACTTTGCATTTTACTATGGaatacagtcatttaaaaaatcattttctggaTCTTTTGATTACTGttaatgaaaatagaaaattggAGACATCTATGTATCAaaaagaaactgacagaaacaccaTTTTACACTCTACAAGTTTCCATCCTGAACGTATGATCAGCAACATCCTATATGGTCAGTTTGTGAGATTGAGAAGAATATGTAGTAAAGAAGAGGATTATCAAACTACGGCTaaatcctcttcaaatgtgctgtcaatgtaagtgatttggaccaaaagtcattttgtgcaaaaatgaatttaagagttgatgtgaagcttatatgagtcttcatcagtctgagtatatcaagtggatatctgacacatttacagtctttttagcatcaaattccctctttgtgtttcctcggacagtgtttccctgttgagctgcaggtggaagtatagtaacaaaaagaggaacttttgcgctaaaaagactgtaacgttgaaagatatctacttgatttgactcatttggacgctgaagcttcatattagcttcagataaacttttaaatatatttctgcaTGGGATGTTTgaggattttggcctccatcacttccattataagtgcattttgaagtgatcttctaatggtcagtatgaacaggaggaatgattatggcaagaaaaacctatttcaatgttaatttgggctcctgactgttgttttaagaaagacttacaagattgtgaacccgtccATTACAACATCATTCTAActagttgtttgttttaaattcagCTCAGTGTTCAAGGATCTTTGGTGCTATTTGTACATTTGTTATCAGACACCTGTTTCATTCTCATACAACAGATCAGTGACCTGTTTTACGTGTATATAAAGACGGGAACTCAGCGAGACGTGTCAGACTGCATCTTGCTGTCCAAAGAGGTGACATTTCACAATGAGGCGTGCTGCAGCTTTTCTGGCgttgctgctctgtctgtacTGGACGACGGCTCAGGGTGAGAGTGGAGGGGTGACAGAGAATGATATCACTCAGACAGATGTTCGGCCTGAGATCCTGGGTGTCAAAACAACCAGTGATCAGACTAACATCACCCCTGATATCTGGGATGAGCTGAAGGCGCTGAGAGAAATGGTGATCCAACACAGTCTGGAGCTGAGGGACAGCAAGAGCAAGATCGAGAAGCTGGAGCAAGAGAATACAGGTTCATTCACATAGTGCTAAACAGATTCATGCACTTTTCACACATTAGagattttaatgtaatttcataCTTGCTGTTGGTCGACTGTAAACCTTTCATAATAGTTAACAgaaatgtgttcacagatttGGAGGTCAGATTGAACACCAGTGAAAATGTGGTGGAGGAGCTCAAGACGGAGAACACCGGTAAactgcaaaacacacagctgccagTTTATTAGATACACATACAGGTATTTTGAGGAACTGGAGCAAGAGAATACAGGTTCATTCACATAGTGCTAAACAGATTCATGCAATGTTCACATATTTGTTGCTTTTAGGACTAATTTACTGCTTTTATCCCAGCCATACAGGCCAGACTGACAGCCAGTGAAATCAAAAATGCAGgtagatatttacattttattaaatgatatataattaattcatgtttgtgatgtttttcctGTCAAGCTTAAGAGTTAAATGTGATCAAATCTTTAAGGTGTTTACTGAGATTAATATCAAAGATTCAAAATGAACCTTCTGgtaaaaaaactttaaatgtgttcacagtgttGGAGGCCAGAATGAACGCCAGTGAAAAAGTGGTGGAGGAGCTGATGAGGGAGAACATCGGTAAGCTGCAAAATATACAGCTGCCATTTTATTAGATACACATACAGGTATTTAATGTTCTAGTTATGTAGTTTACCTCCTCtataatataaatgttaaatgtattcaCAGATTTGGAGGCCAGATTGAGCACCAGTGAGAAAGTGGTGGAGGAGCTCAAGACGGAGAACACTGGtaagctgcaaaacacacagctgccagTTTATTAGATACACATACAGGTATTTAATGTTCTAGTTATGTAGTTTACCTCCTCtataatataaatgttaaatgtgttcacagatttGGAGGCCAGATTGAGCACCAGTGAGAAAGTGGTGGAGGAGCTCAAGACGGAGAACACTGGtaagctgcaaaacacacagctgccagTTTATTAGATACACATACAGGTATTTCAAATTCCGGTTATGTAGTTTACCTCCTCtataatataaatgttaaatgtgttcacagatttGGAGGCCAGAATGAGCTCCACTGAGCTCCAGGTGGAGGAGCTCAAGGGAGGGAGTGCAGGTGAGCTGCttatatcattattaaaaagtcaaaatgtcatatTACGGTAGCAGTGAGAATGGCAAGAGTAAATCGAGGGTCATCCTCTGTGCAGCAGGATGCAGAGTGACATGAATGCAGTTATCAAATGAGATAGAAGTGACATTTTGCACCTGTTACTGACATGAGAGGAAAATAttctctctttgtttgtcttccacattcacacaggtCAACCAAAGGTGGCGTTTTCTGCGGGCATTGCTAACACAGGAAATATTGGACCCTACGGTGTTTACACCACAATTAAGTTCAATAACATTTACACCAACATCGGCGAGGCTTATAACCCAAATACAGGTACATATACCTCTTTCACCTTCTCACACTGATTTTATTAGAACTATTACACAATCTTATAGATTTATGATCCAACTTATTTTTCTTGGAATTTCCTTTTCATGTATAACTTTTATTGCATCCCTAGTTGTCCAAGTGTGGAATATCTCTCTTTAAATTGCCtgtctctccattttttttaaatgtttttttctttgtttgtatttcttgttttcttaGTAGATTATTTCTGGGTTAGAAGCTCTGATAAAGCTCTTTCAGATAAAGTATGTTATACTGGGATATACATGATGCCATTTTGGTGAAGGGACTTTCTCTTTTACATAGTTTGCACATGTTTTAAAGTATTATGTagctatttttattctgttggcagatttttttattctaatgGGTTCTTCTGTGAAAGCTTTGATAGTTCTCACTtgtatttggtttggtttgtgttttcacttaatTGACTCCTTGATTAGATTTCTAACACAGTCTAACATACACGTACTTCCCAGAGTTAGACACACACCTACAAAGCctgacaaaaacaattaaaagactGAATTCCTCCTTTGTTGCAGGTATCTTTACAGCCCCAGTCAGAGGAGCCTACTACTTCAGATTCAGCGGGTGGGACATGCGTGGTTCAAATATAATGGGTATTCAACTGAATCACAATGGCAGGATACTGTTTTACTCTTATAATAGAGCTCCTGGCGGTGGTTATGCCGCTGTGTCTAATGGATGTGTTCTTCAACTGGAAAAGGGAGATGTGATCGAGCTGGTTCTCAGGCCAGATGGGGGTATTTTTGATGATGGCAATGatgaaaacacttttagtggatTCCTACTTTTTGCTATGTGAGGTCTGTTGTAAAAACCCTCAGTTGATTGCATGAAGTCTCAACATTACactattaaaaatatgaaatccaAATAatcaatttgtgtgtgtgtatttttgtctgGTTACATGAACAAGACACAGGATGAAAAAGATCTCGACTGACAATATCAAACAACCTCTCTGCAAAACTTGCCTGAATGCATCCAAACCCAAACAGATCACGccctccctttcttttcttcacatgCTGTCCCATTACCTATCTGTGtccttttatgttttgtaaacCAATATCATCTCCTGTCGCCTTTGTATTTGTTAGTGTGTCCATATTGTCTATATATGTATGCACTtatcagtgaataaaaaaaaaacattctagTGTTAATGAATATGAAGAGGATGTCATATGtaattaaaatcatttcaaaaaGCATTTTGAAGAAAAGTACAACTCCTGTAGTAGTGACAATATTCTATGAGTCCATACACAACTGTTTTATGAAGAGAGAACAAAGCAACCTTTTTGTGCTCAAGAGAGATGCATCATGGGTAAACtacaaaaaacatcattcaaaataaaaattgcatataatgttagaaaacatgtttttgcacaATGTGATGTGCAAAAGTAATTGGAAAGGAGTCAAAAAGATTTAACAGAAATGTAACATCTGGGGttgttaatcaactaatctatTTCACTGGAGGATGAATTTAGGGCATTTAGCGGCTATAAAAATAGAATTCATCCCACTTTACATTTTACTATGGaatacagtcatttaaaaaatcattttctggaTCTTTTGATTACTGTTAATGAAAATAGGAAATTGGAGACATCTATGTATCAaaaagaaactgacagaaacaccaTCCTGAACGTATGATCAGCAACATCTTATAAGGTCAGTTTGTGAGATTGAGAAGAATATGTAGTAAAGAAGAGGATTAACAAACTACGGCTAAAGAAATGTCTCAACGTTTTAGACAAAAGGGATATGACCAGTCACTCATTGATCAAACTGTTGAAAAAGCTAACAGTGTGGATAGGGAAGAATTGTTTAATCCTCCCcctaaaaacactgaaaatcaaGAATATCTTTTGTGTCTGAATATTGTATGACATCTATGCAAGTCAAACAGattataaacaaacactggaaaatCCTAGAATGTGACCCAAGTTTGAATCATTTGTCATCCTCTAGACCTCGTTTTTGCTTCAAAAGAGGCAGACATGTCAGAGATATTGTTGTCAGTTCTATGTATAAGGAACCTGCACAAACTAATTGGTTTCCTCAACAAGTGTATGGAAATTATAGATGTGGAAAATGTGCACACTGTTCAACTGGCACGtgcagagaggggagggggggtggtgTCAATATAAGACCCCTGAATTATAAtattttggcccccgaacaaacgctattTCCTCCCCTTGATGCCCCTTTGCCCCTTGATGTCCAAAGTGCCCTTTTGTAAAGCCAtatttagggcctgagcaccgaagtatttcgtgtgtttgtttgtttattagggcctgagcccaaagggcgaagaccctattgtttttcgtgtgtttgtttctttcttattattctttattaatacgccactttaactctaaatttgaccccctcaacctgctcaaaaactcaccaaatttggcacgcacatcaggtctggtgaaaaatttgataaaatgtaaaaattaacccccaaagtcccaaaatgtgctcgagagcgccacctatgtatctaaaacggctgCCACAGCttgtaggaatgtcgtagagagatcaaaccaaaactcaatcatttgtctcatcaagacctacaaatcataggtctgacacccctgacctaaatccaacaggaagtccgcaatgtcaatttcaaaatacgattttttgccaattttggaccttgaataaacgctatctcctccgaggatgttaatggtatcggcttcaaactttaatacatgacttatcacactgtgttgagcaaaagttattaaaaactttgtaataactcgaacggtttagatttagtaagccctgaaagttggagtgtgacattacaccttacaatgtaaaccaatggggaggcaatctctgggcatggactttgtgccaaactggggcatctggcgtctaaactataagtccgaccactaTCAAACCTgcatcaatggattcgcgacgaaaattcctacaaaaaaatgtgatttttatgtaggatttggccaaagttatgggatttatgaggatatttcacaagaagatcactttgaaatctttccttccaactgagagggagagagagagaatgggaggggggggatgggtaaagtaaacatctactgcctgtgacagaagcccttggactgcaccacactccacttacttagtgcttctacacatgtgacagcagtgttcaatccttacttttttttcaagaagtacatgtgctcctaaattaaagaaattaggagcatacatataactttaggagcacactgaaaaatgttcaagtaacagttcttaaagaaaacaattcattaaaacatatttacaattgatcacatacatatttaaactgtgtgtgtgtgtgtgtgtgtgtgtgtgtgtgtgtgtgtgtgtgtgtaaatcacaatttgctgtttttaggggtgcttgattatggcaaaaattataatcacgatcatttttgttcaatattgagatcatgattatttaacatgattactttttgactgtcatcttctccaattgctgttgttcatacatgcacatatctttctaacttggctgaggagactattacacatgtaatcatatattgtagtaatgattaagaaaaactatagcctatatgagggaaaaactcaggaaggctggagttccggagctccgtattaaaactgtaatggacctgccatgagggtggagcaaactccatttccaaggatgctttgcgattttcacacctcagcagggaacagtcaacatcggtccctcattggcggagacgctcctgcacagcggagcgtcctgatgacgcagccatgacatcaccacccctttataagcaAGCACGCCAAAAATACACGTccttcccatgtcactgagctaggggtaactcctgttcccctgtgagttagcttaactaccTCACGAAAatgttttcccctcattgaagactcccctcgttggacgagacgagactttgcccgtgttcacccgaacacattcctggatccaagagagaccgctgctgcaaccagcgtcctcaaattcccccgagaaagaagaaatgaagttacttcgggataacatggaccggctctgccctgcgcgtcttcgccgagtcgactctgctgttctctccgccactccactcagagccagctgccgtgttttcgccgaccgtgcgagaacggcaccgtctgcctccgagccaagaacaaagttggacattaagacggactacacacacacacacaccctgctcgctttctgaagcgaccaagtaagaggcataagtctgggcataggcagtgttagttgtgtgttcttttcagcatcagttgctgttgtttagcatttagcttttaagCTTTATTactattgttcttgttgtgtgagttgacggaccgctgagtccatttttctctgctttactcttaggggtattttaagtttgctgcctgttagttgtgttcaccacgctagactattttgtgtttttcccggtcgggattactgctacttttgtgccaccgtgagtgagaaagtaaattgatttgtcgatcagaaaccagacaacgtacgttacagactgccgtccgtacgtgcgctctctgcGGACAaaagcttctctccctctcacgattgctttccctcctccctctcttgcgacaaacacacacacacactcacacgcgcgcacagacacacgcaccgacatctttttacacatctgatggtcagataacatcGGACAAAGCTTTGcgttgtctttccttatccgtcatcagacacgtgtgtttttcacggaattgggtgagggcaagacgccgaccaccagtCACCTTGTTTTTGTCTAGCCAAGACACCGCCATACTTCTGCCATTCGGGTCTCGCGTCACGCacgcacgcgcgcgcacaca
This sequence is a window from Thunnus albacares chromosome 12, fThuAlb1.1, whole genome shotgun sequence. Protein-coding genes within it:
- the LOC122993490 gene encoding complement C1q-like protein 2; this encodes MLNVFTDLEARMSSTELQVEELKGGSAGQPKVAFSAGIANTGNIGPYGVYTTIKFNNIYTNIGEAYNPNTGIFTAPVRGAYYFRFSGWDMRGSNIMGIQLNHNGRILFYSYNRAPGGGYAAVSNGCVLQLEKGDVIELVLRPDGGIFDDGNDENTFSGFLLFAM